A genomic window from Haladaptatus caseinilyticus includes:
- a CDS encoding MBL fold metallo-hydrolase, producing the protein MQVTNVTADAEAFTCNAYLALGGRPVLVDAGAMNGVVDVIRDHTASLDAVVLTHQHGDHVEQLDAVLDEFDAELVAYDAHPRRDVAIDDGDTLTIGDEEFEAIYTPGHADDHLVFVSDSTVFSGDVVVHDDGAFDYGSFGRTDMPGQSREDLIDSIREILDRMPDSVEHMYAGHGGEFHGDVRDVIETALERAEKREPKYPE; encoded by the coding sequence ATGCAAGTTACCAACGTCACTGCCGACGCTGAGGCGTTCACCTGCAACGCGTATCTCGCACTCGGTGGCCGCCCCGTCCTCGTCGATGCTGGTGCGATGAATGGCGTTGTGGACGTGATTCGAGACCACACGGCTTCCCTCGATGCCGTCGTTCTCACCCATCAGCACGGCGACCACGTCGAGCAACTCGATGCCGTGTTGGACGAATTCGACGCGGAACTCGTTGCCTACGACGCACATCCTCGCCGGGACGTGGCTATCGACGACGGCGACACACTCACGATCGGCGACGAGGAGTTCGAAGCCATCTACACGCCCGGCCACGCGGACGACCACCTCGTTTTCGTCAGCGACTCGACCGTCTTCAGTGGGGACGTGGTGGTTCACGACGACGGGGCCTTCGACTACGGCAGTTTCGGGCGTACTGACATGCCCGGTCAATCCCGCGAGGACCTCATCGACAGCATTCGTGAAATCCTCGACAGGATGCCCGACTCGGTCGAACACATGTACGCCGGACACGGCGGGGAATTCCACGGCGACGTACGCGACGTTATCGAAACCGCACTGGAGCGGGCCGAAAAGCGCGAGCCGAAATATCCCGAATAA
- a CDS encoding DUF5786 family protein, with product MGFGSYDESEQENREYSADLDDDSGVNTSEHDHEGSVSFEFGESNDELLNRLSDIKDGDK from the coding sequence ATGGGCTTTGGGAGCTACGACGAATCCGAACAAGAAAACCGAGAGTACAGTGCCGATTTGGACGACGACAGCGGCGTCAACACGTCCGAACACGACCACGAGGGGAGCGTCAGTTTCGAGTTCGGAGAATCGAACGACGAGCTGCTAAACCGGCTCTCGGACATCAAAGACGGCGACAAATAG
- a CDS encoding endonuclease dU — MKPGVRALGVAESYHDGETGNTGTSTLAGVVTRASRVIDGFVFGTCTIGGTDVSDAICSLGTRLDREDVRYVLISGIALSWYNIVDMHRISDVLDRPVISVTFEESDGLDASLATEFSGENLERRREIYRRQPPRQELSVNEQTIFVRNVGVTDDEAHDVIRTFTPEGGRPEPLRVARIAARAGDEWRTTAR, encoded by the coding sequence GTGAAACCCGGCGTCAGAGCGCTTGGCGTCGCGGAGTCGTACCACGACGGCGAGACTGGTAACACCGGCACCAGCACGCTCGCTGGCGTGGTAACGCGCGCAAGCAGGGTCATCGACGGCTTCGTTTTTGGAACGTGTACGATCGGCGGAACGGACGTGAGCGATGCGATTTGCTCCCTCGGTACGCGCCTCGACCGTGAGGACGTACGCTACGTTCTCATCTCCGGAATCGCACTTTCGTGGTACAATATCGTAGATATGCACAGAATTTCCGACGTACTCGACCGACCCGTCATCTCCGTCACGTTCGAGGAAAGCGACGGACTGGACGCATCACTCGCCACCGAATTTTCCGGTGAGAATCTCGAACGACGCCGAGAGATCTACCGACGACAGCCACCGCGGCAGGAACTCTCGGTCAACGAGCAGACGATCTTCGTCCGAAACGTCGGCGTTACGGACGACGAAGCACACGACGTGATCCGAACGTTTACCCCGGAAGGCGGCCGACCGGAACCGCTCCGAGTCGCGAGGATAGCGGCCCGCGCCGGAGACGAGTGGCGGACGACGGCACGCTAG
- a CDS encoding uracil-DNA glycosylase, whose translation MGTMEGLEVTECERCPALVDCRSQIVNGTGPEDADLLFVGEGPGANEDEQGEPFVGRSGSVLDEKLRDAGLSRADVRITNCVRCRPPENRDPTKEELNNCREYLEREIELANPDVIVTLGKVPSEHLLERDVAVTNEAGTIANAELGGEIRDVLICVHPAATLYDRSQDSTFESTIGKAASMAGSNSGQSSLGEF comes from the coding sequence ATGGGTACGATGGAGGGACTGGAAGTCACCGAATGTGAGCGCTGTCCGGCGCTCGTGGACTGTCGGAGCCAAATCGTCAACGGGACCGGACCGGAAGACGCGGACCTCCTGTTCGTCGGGGAAGGACCGGGTGCGAACGAAGACGAGCAGGGCGAACCGTTCGTCGGACGGAGTGGATCCGTGTTGGACGAGAAACTACGCGATGCGGGGCTTTCGCGTGCCGACGTTCGAATCACCAACTGTGTACGCTGTCGGCCGCCAGAAAACCGTGACCCGACGAAGGAGGAACTGAACAACTGCCGGGAGTATTTAGAACGTGAAATCGAACTGGCGAATCCGGACGTTATCGTCACGCTCGGAAAGGTCCCGAGCGAACATCTCCTCGAGCGCGACGTGGCGGTGACGAACGAGGCTGGAACGATAGCCAACGCCGAACTCGGAGGCGAGATACGCGACGTGCTCATCTGTGTTCACCCCGCGGCTACCCTCTACGACAGGAGTCAGGACTCCACGTTCGAAAGCACGATCGGGAAGGCCGCCAGCATGGCGGGTTCGAACAGCGGACAGTCGAGTCTCGGTGAGTTCTAA